The following coding sequences lie in one Flavobacteriales bacterium genomic window:
- a CDS encoding transpeptidase family protein: protein MKTLKKDILKRVYLVYAFVGVFAIVILAQTFNVQYVEGAEWKQKAENLTTAYRKIDAVRGNIYAVDGSLLATSVPIYEVRFDSKTEALTDDIFYNEVDELSGQLSKLFRDKSQSQYKKELVSARKKGVRYQLIKRNVKYTELQQLKTFAIFNRGQYKGGLIYTQQNKRVRPFNKLAARTIGYEREGIKPVGLEGAYTHYLQGVNGKRLMKKIAGGVWMPITDENEIEPLDGSDIYTTIDVNLQDVAENALENQLTLHEADHGSVILMEVSTGSIKAIANLQRRKDGSYDESYNFAIGESTEPGSVFKLASLMAAFEDGYLTLEDMVNTEDGTTKFYGATMKDSHEGGYGVISVQKSFEVSSNVAISKLIVKNYGSKPQAFVDRIYKMNLGKKLGLEIAGEGQPLIKNTSDASWSGLSLPWMSIGYEIHLTPLQTLTFYNAVANDGKMVKPRFVSHINQRGQVVKEIKPEVINNSICSKKTIAMAKKMLEGVVENGTAKNLKNANFKIAGKTGTAQIANKSGGYKNAAKISHQASFVGYFPADAPKYSCIVVVAAPSRNVYYGNLVAGPIFKEVADKIYSTSFDIHKPLESRDAMAVSKIPYSKDGSLKDLVKVYAELDVKTRRRGKVGEWASVSTSEKQVEIQSKKVNSTLVSNVVGMGIKDALFILENQGLEVKFKGNGVVKTQSILPGSKIINGSTIILELS, encoded by the coding sequence GTGAAAACCTTAAAAAAAGACATATTAAAGCGAGTGTACTTGGTTTATGCCTTTGTGGGTGTTTTTGCTATTGTTATTTTGGCTCAAACCTTTAATGTGCAATATGTTGAGGGTGCAGAATGGAAACAAAAAGCCGAAAATTTAACTACTGCTTACCGTAAAATTGATGCTGTAAGAGGTAATATTTATGCGGTAGATGGAAGTCTATTGGCGACATCTGTTCCAATTTATGAGGTACGTTTTGATTCAAAAACAGAAGCTTTAACTGACGATATTTTTTACAACGAAGTTGATGAGTTGTCAGGTCAGTTAAGCAAATTGTTTCGCGATAAATCTCAAAGTCAGTACAAAAAAGAATTGGTTTCAGCTCGAAAAAAAGGTGTTCGTTACCAATTAATCAAGAGAAATGTTAAGTATACCGAATTACAGCAGTTAAAAACTTTTGCCATTTTTAATAGAGGTCAGTACAAAGGAGGTTTGATTTATACACAGCAAAACAAAAGGGTTCGTCCGTTTAATAAATTGGCAGCACGAACCATTGGTTATGAGCGTGAAGGAATAAAGCCTGTTGGTTTGGAAGGCGCATACACTCATTATTTACAAGGGGTAAACGGTAAGCGATTAATGAAAAAAATTGCTGGTGGCGTTTGGATGCCCATTACAGATGAAAATGAAATTGAACCATTAGATGGTAGTGATATCTATACTACTATTGATGTGAACTTACAGGATGTTGCCGAAAATGCATTGGAAAATCAATTAACACTACATGAGGCGGATCACGGTTCGGTTATCTTAATGGAAGTTTCTACAGGAAGTATAAAAGCTATTGCAAACTTGCAGCGACGTAAAGATGGAAGTTATGACGAGAGCTACAATTTTGCCATTGGAGAAAGTACAGAGCCCGGTTCTGTGTTTAAGCTGGCTTCTTTAATGGCGGCTTTCGAAGATGGTTATTTAACCCTTGAGGATATGGTAAACACCGAAGATGGTACAACTAAATTTTATGGTGCTACCATGAAAGATTCGCACGAGGGAGGTTACGGAGTAATTAGTGTTCAAAAATCATTTGAGGTTTCTTCAAATGTGGCTATTTCAAAATTGATTGTAAAAAATTATGGCAGTAAACCACAAGCATTTGTGGATAGAATCTACAAAATGAATTTGGGTAAAAAATTAGGGTTAGAAATTGCAGGAGAAGGTCAGCCATTGATTAAAAATACTAGCGATGCTTCTTGGTCGGGACTTTCGTTGCCATGGATGTCGATTGGTTATGAAATTCATTTAACACCATTGCAAACACTTACTTTTTACAATGCAGTTGCTAACGACGGTAAAATGGTTAAGCCAAGGTTTGTTTCACACATTAACCAACGTGGGCAAGTAGTTAAAGAAATAAAACCAGAGGTAATTAACAATTCCATTTGTTCTAAAAAAACCATAGCAATGGCAAAAAAAATGTTGGAAGGCGTGGTTGAAAATGGAACTGCAAAAAACCTGAAAAATGCCAATTTTAAAATTGCAGGTAAAACGGGTACGGCACAAATTGCAAATAAATCTGGTGGTTATAAAAATGCTGCAAAAATTAGCCACCAAGCATCGTTTGTTGGTTATTTCCCTGCTGATGCTCCAAAATATTCTTGCATAGTGGTAGTTGCAGCACCATCACGAAATGTGTACTACGGAAACTTGGTTGCTGGTCCAATTTTTAAAGAAGTAGCGGATAAAATTTACTCTACAAGTTTTGATATTCATAAGCCTTTAGAAAGTAGAGATGCTATGGCAGTTTCTAAAATTCCTTATTCAAAAGATGGTAGCTTAAAAGATTTGGTAAAAGTTTATGCAGAGTTGGATGTGAAAACAAGAAGAAGAGGAAAGGTTGGTGAATGGGCAAGTGTAAGTACAAGCGAAAAACAAGTTGAAATACAATCGAAAAAAGTGAACAGTACTTTGGTGTCTAATGTGGTTGGTATGGGAATTAAAGATGCATTATTTATTCTTGAAAACCAAGGCTTAGAAGTGAAATTTAAAGGTAACGGGGTAGTGAAAACTCAATCAATATTACCCGGCTCAAAAATTATTAATGGCTCAACAATAATATTAGAACTGTCTTAA